A window of Apium graveolens cultivar Ventura chromosome 8, ASM990537v1, whole genome shotgun sequence contains these coding sequences:
- the LOC141678004 gene encoding NDR1/HIN1-like protein 26 codes for MYPQDHVPIQIGTPTPDKRQLKRHHTARYYMHRVQESLTTRVSKFICAIFLGLLFFAGIIAFIVYLSLRPHRPRFLIEQFSLPALAQPNGFENAELTFNVTARNSNHKIGIYYADMVVNAFYDDQSIGGRPVLYPFYQEPKNSTIIFGTLSGATLTVNNRRWMQFLADRSRGKVMFRLEITSTIRFKISTWDSKRHKMHANCQVEVGSDGLMMASFVGHRCPTYFT; via the coding sequence ATGTATCCCCAAGATCATGTCCCAATTCAGATTGGAACACCAACCCCGGACAAGCGGCAACTTAAGCGGCACCACACGGCCCGGTACTACATGCACAGGGTGCAAGAAAGTCTAACTACTAGGGTATCCAAGTTTATCTGTGCAATTTTTCTTGGCCTTCTCTTTTTTGCAGGCATTATAGCTTTCATTGTTTATCTAAGCTTACGTCCACACCGCCCAAGGTTTTTAATCGAACAGTTCTCTCTTCCTGCCCTGGCACAGCCTAATGGATTTGAGAATGCTGAACTAACATTCAACGTAACAGCTCGAAACTCAAACCACAAAATCGGAATTTATTATGCTGACATGGTAGTCAATGCTTTCTATGATGATCAGAGCATTGGTGGCCGGCCCGTATTGTATCCATTTTACCAAGAGCCGAAAAATTCAACAATCATCTTCGGTACACTGAGTGGTGCTACGTTAACTGTGAATAATCGTCGTTGGATGCAGTTTTTGGCAGATCGGTCAAGAGGTAAAGTAATGTTTCGGCTTGAAATAACCTCAACTATTCGATTCAAGATTTCGACTTGGGATAGTAAACGGCATAAGATGCACGCAAATTGTCAAGTAGAAGTTGGGTCGGACGGCTTGATGATGGCTAGCTTTGTTGGACATAGATGCCCTACTTATTTCACCTGA